In the genome of Paralichthys olivaceus isolate ysfri-2021 chromosome 10, ASM2471397v2, whole genome shotgun sequence, the window TGTTTTGATTGGCCAATACTGAACcttagattttgtttttctagaAGATAAAGATATTATTCATGGTCTTCAAGTCTGTGGAGCTGCCTCTAAATAAACTGACGACACAGTCAAGCTTCTACCGAGACGCATCATCGGTTTCCTGAAACGAGGAACGCCAGCCAACCCCTCGAAGTCAACGAGGCCCAGCCACCTCCCACCCGCtcatcaaactgaaaaaaaacaggtgtcgtctgtttccatggcaacagctcATGAATGGATACGACATTATCAATTGCACTGATAGGTGTGAAGAAATTGCGGGTTCCTGGTGTTCTTCAAATCCTCGTGGAACATTGTGTCATCGAATGAAAGGTGggcagagtgagtgagtgtgtgcgtgtgtgtgtgtgtgttcgttggCTCACTAGATGGAGTTGAAATTTGTGCCGTGGGTGCAATTACGCATCACCGTCTCCGACACCTATTCTGTGTGAAGAACTGAAAACGTGTGAAAATAAGGAAGATTTCCTCTCGAAGAATATTTTCATATTACAGgaggtgttgtgtgtgtgtgtgtgtgtgtgtgtgtgtgtgtgcgcgtgtgcgtgtttgtAGGTGTGTTTTAACTAGAACATCCAAGTATTCCTCAGGGCCCTGCGCTGATTTGGAGCCCTATATTCAGACTTTTTTCGTTCCTCCGCTCCCTCTTTagttctcccccccccccctccctcccttcagtCCAAGCACCACCACCGCCCCCCCTGCATGAAGGATGCAGTCACATGGATGTAATCGCATGCATTACAGTCGTATTTCTGACATCGCCAGTAGTCACCTCTCTCCAGTTAGCAGGCTCTTATGTAATACAGCTTACCTCTAACCCACGCTGCTCATAAGTCTTTTTTACAGTAATAAAACACGTGCCACCTCCACTCCAGCTGAGTGTAAACCAATACCTTGCCTCTGCAGCGAGTTGGTTTTATGACGACGGCACCAGTGGCGGCCTGAGGCACATTGTTTTCGTGTTGTAAGTCTCATGAACACTTTATCTCAGGAACCCTTTCTAGGAAATGCCTCTAGATCTGGTACAACCATCTACCTGTGCTCAAAGATCAAAGTCACTGACAAAGACGTTTAATACCTtgataataaaagttttttttctggccATTGTAAAATTGGTGGAGGAGAAGTACAACTGCGAGATGGTATTTCTAGTTTAAAGTAAATTACCAGATTCACTAATAacctaaattaaaataaatgtcagaagctgcattttaaaaataactgtAGGAACTGGAGTGGAGAGAAATGGAGAATGAAAGAATGTCACTTCACACAAAACTGCAAATGTGTTGAGAAGGAagaatttgttttaataatagAGACCAATCGTACGGATCCCACAAACTGAACACAACTTTTATCAAGCGGGTGCAGTTGCATTTTGACTGGTGCACAGAACGCATGCGTTATCCTAcgacaataaaatgtttatattatGAATTATATGGAACAAAGTCCTTCATATATCTTCTATCCGCCCGCTGCTCTCTAATATGCTTTGCTAAGTGGTTGCTTAATGCTTGTTAGTGTGTGATGGGAGGGTTTTTTTCTCCCAGCACAGTTAGTGACAGTCGGAACACAAAGCCTGTCTGtgcttccctttctctctcgcCACCCTGCGTCACTTACATTTCTAACAATTATGTGATTACAGCGTTGGTGCCCAAAATGGATCCAGAGTTAAATTTAGAGCATCTGGTCCCCACTATAGTTTTATGGCTCTGCTTCCCACACAACCTGCCACGTATTTACATGTTAACCTAATTACATGGCCACTCGCGCTGCGGTCCACCCAGACAGCTAAAGTTTCCTGCCTCTTGACGTCAGATGTGCTTTTTGATTTCTGCAGAAATGTGcgcctacacacacaaacacagtgaacatgtgtacacacacacacacgcatgcttAACCAAGCTGAAGTTAGTTTGATCCCTAATTTCGGGAATAGAAATAGTCCTTCCTAAAACAGCTGAGACAGTTTTGAAGCTTGGTTTGGATTCTGAGCACAATAAGCTGAGGACATCCTCAGGAAAGGCTTTATGGCAAGCTCATTTTGTTATTAGAGCATGAGTAGATATATAAATGGTTTTAACTTTGACAACATTCACACAGGGTCAGAGGCTGTGTTAGACAATAGAGAAGCACATTTGACCTGAGCTTGAACTGATTGCAGTGATTAGAGTTAAGCCTTAAAATGAAACCTTTCCTGATATaccaggacccccccccccaaaaaaaagttCACTGATTGCTCTCAACTTTTAATATTTCAATACATAATGTATAACAGCTGATAAAATCCTTCCCCcctttgaaaccacatttaaatctgctaaTCGCACACACTCCTACCTCCTCTTGATCACGGCTGTTCTTTACGGAGACGTGTCTTCCTGAATCTTCACACCGGAGCAGTGAATTTTCTCACTTCTTCTACAGTGCTGTTCTTGTGTttagatgaaaaaaatgtaCCTCTATAAATACTTTCTGACACTCAGTCGTGTACCTATAATGAAGGATTGGAGTTTTGTACCTTGATGTATTGCAGGAGCACTCACTAGAGGAGCTGGACAGCTGGACGATTGTCCGTGTGAGTGAGGACCTTCGGGTCATCGCTGTTGGTCTTCCTGTTCCCAAGTACAAGGGCAACCTGATGGAACCTCTTCTCCGCTCTCGCTTCCAGGCCAGAGACAACTAATCATCTCCCATTCAAGGTCAGTGCTGGAATTTACAGATTACTTGACACCAGCAAAATTTCTTAGTCATCCACATAACACACTGTGAATAAACTTCCTTGGAACTAATTTCTGTCAAAGATTGTCAAAAGTTTTGGGAAAATACATAATACTGGTTCACCAAATGACTGCAGAATTTTCTGTTGAATGTTATTTTCAGATTGTTGCCAGATCTATTTTGGGGATTTCAAACTTTCCCTAACTTGTTTTTCAATTCAGTTGCGCAAGTGTTCCTTCAAatctcttaaaggtccagtgtgtaagatttaggtgaaagggaactattggtagaaatttaatgtagaataatcctcatgatgttttcactagttcgcttcatctaaattgtatgaattgtagttttctttaccccagaaaaggccctttttatttaaatacgttatatttacatcgaggggaccctctctacggaggccgccatgttttttacatttataaactaaacaccttttgagttttatgacaactgaagtctaccacagtttctttttcatgtttggaaggagagggtgaggtgaggggtgttcagctgcaacacgacacttcaacactagagattacagaattctacacactgaacctttaagtgtttAACCCTGCAGCTGTTGCATCTGGATATTATTGTCTTTTCAGGACCAGTTGAAGCTGTTATATACAGTGGGACCAAACATTGCTGCAGAAAGGTAAATTCAAAGCTCTATTAGTGAAGCTAAAAGCTTTTTAAGTGGCTTTTTGGACAAGTGTGAGTATTCGTGTGAGACCTAATGTGCAGCACTTGTTTCTGTCCCGTGTGTCAGGGTCTCCCAGCTGCTCTCACTCGCCACTACTACTGTGTTCCCAGGCATCATCCGACCTGGGCCTTCCTGACTCCCCTGTGGAGACAACCTGCTCCCTGCCCTCCACGTGCTGGTGAGAATCCAGACAATATAATCCCTCTCTCAGGAACAATAAAGAAGAGTGGGCtattaaatagaaaaaatactCTTGCTCCTCCCGTTTGGTCAATTAATATTAGTGTCTAATGCTTGTGTTTTGCACAACGCCTTCCCCATGTAGTCCTCCTAGCAGTTATTCCAGAATTCACCCCTTCATCAGTATTTTGGGAAAAGATGGCCGCACCGCTGTGGAGGGCGTTCTCGGTGTATGTTGAGATGTCATGTATGTGAAGTCcagtagatatattttttaaacgCATGTATTCTGTGGTGTTGTTTCTCAGAGATTTGAGCTCTTGGATGGTCGGCATGTGCCATTATGAGTGTTTCAGTGAGACTGAGGGCTGTGCAGGTGTCACATTACGCATCAAGGACAAAGACATCACGTTTCAGGTAACGGTCGACAGCCACGTCCAACAAACAGCGGCCCCAACTTCATCACCACACCGAGCCCCTCCCAGCTGCTCTCCGAGATGATGCAGTCTGATGTGTCTGATAGGAGCCATGGTACCTGACACATAATGCACAGTCCACAGTTCATGCTCAATGTGATCTCTGGTTTCAATAACaatcatttttgtattttctagGGTTGTGGCAAGTCGGTGCTCGCCAGAGAGTTTGCTGAGATACTGGGTTGCAGCATCGAACCAGCCATTCTCTACCAGGTGAGCAAACATCAGTTATCTTTGGTCTTTCAAAGATTCAAATTGTTTGATTTTTCAAGTCTGGAGCCATCTGACTTTATTTACTGTGAAAATACCACCGAGGATTGTGATGTAATACTTTGTAAACACAAGACAGAGCATTGCTTTTTATGTGAAAGTTCCCAAATAATTAATGAGACACTCATGTCTCCATCTATCATCTGACCATTTTATGATAAACAAGCGATAATCCTTTTCAATTACTTTCTATGACAATGTTCATTCAACAACATTAGTTAGTTACATGCATCCATCTGGAAAGTAAACGTAGACGCTGTGTCACTCGGGTAATAACTGTGTTTGTGGGATACATGTCTGTTTTGTCATACGCAGTGtcctgtgatgtcacaaagTACGTTTCAACCAattgggggagaggaggggcaCGGAAATTGCAAACAGTCGGACAGGGGTATTTTTTGAAAGGAGACCTTCTGATAATAGAAAACATTTCATGAGAAGAAAATCCGATTATGTTTCAGCAGGAGTTTCTCTTGTCACACTTGTTACTGTAGCTTCATTCACAAAACTCTTCAGTTGATCAGATGGTTAAATCCCCTCATCGTCACTGTAAAGATATCAGACTGTTCTACGCAGAGAAATTACATTGATTGAAATCACTTGTGCTAATTGTAGATGCAACATAAAGTGTTTTTAACCTCACGTCAGATGGACGGGGCCGCTCTAGGCCAAAATGCAAGGGCCGATTTGTTGTCCCAGTCCAGCCCTGATGCAGATGACGTCTTTCTGCCAAAGACGACAAACCAACCAAAGATAGAATTGTGCACATCACAGACATCAGGGATGAATCCAGAGGAAGAATGAGAAACACAATCCAAGAAAATGGAggcatttatatatatgtattcacTTCTGTGTATGGAAACATtccataaacaaacacactgccaatgtgcatgtgtgcgtgtgtcagacTGCTTCTGTGGAATGTAGTCAGCCGGGTGACGACCCTGCAGGAAGTGACTGTGCTGCGGCTTTATGTATTAATGCATCatgctgcagctttttttaGCCAGCTGAGGTCAGGGGTCACTTGTGCTGCGGGAATTGTGGAATCCTTCGCCAGGCCAGTCATCTTGTCGGCGCTGACGTTACCAATTTTTGGAAAAGGAAGTGGCAATTGGAgcaagagaggaaaataaatattgaatcaTAATACTCTGtaaaagttgtatttatttcagaGTGGCTAACCTACAAACCTCACAAATAAAAAGTATCCTGAACTATGCTGTGAGTGGATTAGGATAAAGAATGCAGGCGAGTAAATGTACTAAGTATCATTCCACCGATGTGATAATCACATTAAGGAGGTAAAAAAATAGCAGCTGTTACATAACTGGCCACAGGAGGCCATGGAAGAGAGCGTGGCTTTTACAGCAAGAGGCAAAAAACCTCCAAAACAACTGAGTCCGTATATGAGGATCGACACCGCCTCCATTTCTGGTTTGTTAAACAATCAGGGGAGAAATATTACCACATTAAAAGAGATTAAgtatttataaatattaataaatattaaataagagAATTTAACTCTGCAGTGACCTGCTGGGTTTGGGTGATAGAAGAGAAGCTGCAGTGATCACAGGTTAAATACAGAGCTCAACTCATGAACACAAGATtccatcctcatcttcatcatcgtcgCCTCTCGATTGTGCAAAATGTGAAACACAGATCTGGTTTCTGATATGATATAAAATGTCCTCTTGCTGAGGAGCAGCTCACAGTTTAGTCACTGCCTGGAACAAATTGTGTAACGCCGCATTTCCTCCCGCCTCCACCCTCCGTCTCTGCCATGACACGCTGGCGTGATAGCGAATATGACAGTCTTGCTGCGCAGACGTTTCACCCGCTAACAGAAATGTGCCATTAACTGTTATCTGTAGCGCCGAGATGTCGAGTCTAGCAGCAGGGCCAGATCATGTGGGGATCCAGTAAGAACAGAAAAACTGGAAATCTAGTGTGTGATGACATGAGACTCTCAACTCGTTTTATCCGGTTTCACCGTGTGATATtaaacacactgctgcacagaaCCACTCCTGATCTCACTCCCTTCACCCCCCGCAACTTTGTCCCTTGATTTCTTTCCGTCCTTGCTTCGTGTTCACTTGCACTGACCCCTACTCTCATCTCTTCTCTGCTTGCTCCTCTTTCACTTCCAGGACGTGACAGCCCGGGACCTTCTCCAGCAGAGGTACACCCTCCCTAACAGGGACACAGCGTGGAGGCCGCCTCCGCTGGTCACAGCTGCTATCGAGGGCAAGCTGCTGCTTCTCGACTTAATTCACAAGGTTAACCTGGGAACCCTGGCTGTGGTGTCCAGGTACTTCAGTCTgtatattgtattatttaatttgtgCATCAAACACTGGAAACGTGACTTGGCTTTAAGATAACCCCATTCAGCTCACAGCAAGACGTgcatggagaggaggagagtctAAAGTATATTCAGATTTGTGATGCTGGCCTCTTCGGGCTCCGTGTCCCCAGTGGATAAACTGCTTATAGGTGTGGAGCGTGTTTGAGAGTAAAATATATGACGAGTAGGTAGAGTCtgcgtgtgtatttgtgtgtttgtgtgttttttgtgtttgtacatgCACATTGGTTTTGTGTATAAAAACCCACCTAAGCTGGCAGGAAGGATGTTTGTGGTGGAGCGTCTGGGCTGAAGTGAacccacttcctcttcctctgctcctgtggctgagacaaaatgtgtgtgtgtgtgtgtccactgagATTTATTTCTGCATTACAGGTTTCAGTATTTTTAACCAGGCACTTTATCAGGAACACCACACTAATAGTGGTTAGTTCTCTAAAACAGTCTCAGTTCTTCTGCTGCATGTTGTTGTAACTGCATCACTTCACTGCAGATTGGTCAACTGCTCACTAATGCTCCCACATCTTCCTCATGCTTCTCTGCTGCAGTCTGGTTATCTGAGTTTCTGTTCTTTCAGCTGCAGccagtctgacctctgacctctctcatcaTCGTGGTGTTTCCATCCACAGAACTGcagctctctctttttctttttttttttacttctgcagttccaaaacatttctgcaaaGACATATACAGACCAATGCAGCCTTCGCCAGTGGATTCAAACATTATGGATGGTGTCCATGTTTTGCTGATAGTTAATGTTTCCCATAGcaacaaatagaaaacacatgGTGGAGCGGCCTGACGTCACACTGGCAGTGGAATTGTTTCTGTTTACCAATCAGATTTGAATTAGAGTTGGAAACCTCGTTTAACTTtgatgtttaaattaaatttatgcTGCTGGTTACATGATGGGACGGAACAGAGTGaacaagagagacaaacacaattcTAACTAGTGAAAACCAGTTTATGGTTCAGCCCTTATGATAACGTCCTCTGATAGCTTCATGTATGAAACCTTACTGATGGTGGTCAGCGCCTGTTTTCTCCCACATTAGAGGAAGTCCTGTCCTGTTGCAGCGTGGGCGTCTGTGTGGGGTGATTGAAACGGACTATGCTGTCCTCTCGAATCAAAGAATCACTCAGACAGCTGTCAAAAGTCATGCTCCTGTCCCCGACATTGATTGgattggacacacacacacacacacacagacacacacacacacacactcacgtatCACACATCCGTGACAAACACCATGTGCACCTGCACTCCACATCTACTTGAACACAGCGGAACAGATGTTCCTCCACTGCTAATgtagaagtgtgtgtctgtgtgtgtgtgtgtgtgtgtgtgtgtgtgtgtgtgtgtgtgtgtgtgtgtgtgtgtgtgtgtgtgtgtgtctgtgtctgtgtgtgtttgtcttctcaGGTCAATCTTCCCTGTCCACACGTTGTTCAGGGTGCTGGCCCTGGTGGAGCCCCCTGTCATGGGGCCACAAGAAGCAGCAGCGCAGGTCAGCAGTGGTTGGAGATGGTTCACATACAGGGActggtaaaacacacacacacacacacacacacacacacacacacacacacaaacacacacacactgattgctACTTTTTGGACCAGTAAGTGTTAAACAAATGATAGAATCCAGCGCGATTACTTTGAACTGACGTTGCTGTAATAAAGTTTCCCGAAACTAATCGAATTAGA includes:
- the LOC109643412 gene encoding von Willebrand factor A domain-containing protein 8-like isoform X2 — translated: MCLIGAMGCGKSVLAREFAEILGCSIEPAILYQDVTARDLLQQRYTLPNRDTAWRPPPLVTAAIEGKLLLLDLIHKVNLGTLAVVSRSIFPVHTLFRVLALVEPPVMGPQEAAAQVSSGWRWFTYRDWRGLWPLLSPPDSC
- the LOC109643412 gene encoding von Willebrand factor A domain-containing protein 8-like isoform X4 — protein: MQYLKFTKREVEYVALSRDTTETDLKEERGLLFYREQEHSLEELDSWTIVRVSEDLRVIAVGLPVPKYKGNLMEPLLRSRFQARDN
- the LOC109643412 gene encoding von Willebrand factor A domain-containing protein 8-like isoform X1; the encoded protein is MCLIGAMGCGKSVLAREFAEILGCSIEPAILYQDVTARDLLQQRYTLPNRDTAWRPPPLVTAAIEGKLLLLDLIHKVNLGTLAVVSRSIFPVHTLFRVLALVEPPVMGPQEAAAQVSSGWRWFTYRDCHQARSLASSLSTRQLLRICRRLSQYPEESIAHSVTKACLSST